In a genomic window of Acidilobus saccharovorans 345-15:
- a CDS encoding NAD-dependent epimerase/dehydratase family protein has translation MPQLKGPIIVFGGDGYIGWPLAMHLAMRTSDDVVIFDNMSTRLLVKSVNSDSLIPIAAMAERLKAFKEYTGRDNLVFEPGDVRDPQRVDEVIAKYKPSAVVHLAHQRSAPFSMIDQRHAVYTEVNNVVGNLNIIFSLARHAPNAHLLKMGSMGEYGTPNITITEGDIEIEYGGRKDKFMFPRMGQSFYHLSKIFDTYNLLLANEIYGLRVTDIMQGVVFGTRTHETTIAEELQTRLDFDSTWGTVINKYVVQAVLLKKLLIYGKGRQTRGFLSLYDSINAMTLLLENPPKEGEYRTVNQLDMIYDTLTLAQMVAEVAREYGIDVDYERVEDPRVEKEEHFYDVEHRILPSLGFHREKDMKDVIREIFEDVIKYRSRAESMKELIYPYARWKDSYIYDRQGFSLPREVERPLTVNEILKLAGFG, from the coding sequence ATGCCACAGCTCAAGGGACCAATAATAGTTTTCGGCGGCGACGGCTACATTGGATGGCCCCTTGCGATGCACCTTGCGATGAGAACTAGCGACGATGTAGTCATATTTGATAACATGTCAACTAGGCTGCTCGTAAAATCTGTGAACTCGGACAGCTTAATCCCCATAGCCGCCATGGCCGAGAGGCTCAAGGCTTTTAAGGAATACACAGGAAGGGACAACCTCGTATTTGAGCCAGGCGACGTGAGGGACCCTCAGAGAGTCGATGAAGTCATAGCTAAGTATAAGCCTTCAGCGGTGGTTCACCTGGCTCACCAGAGGTCTGCCCCGTTCAGCATGATAGACCAGAGGCATGCTGTCTACACAGAGGTAAACAACGTTGTTGGAAACCTCAATATAATCTTCTCCTTGGCAAGGCACGCGCCCAACGCTCACCTGCTTAAGATGGGCTCCATGGGGGAGTACGGGACTCCCAACATCACTATAACGGAAGGTGACATAGAGATAGAGTATGGGGGCCGTAAGGACAAGTTCATGTTCCCAAGGATGGGCCAGAGCTTTTACCACCTCAGCAAGATCTTCGACACATACAACCTGCTCCTCGCAAACGAGATCTACGGCCTCAGGGTAACCGACATAATGCAGGGCGTTGTCTTCGGAACAAGGACGCACGAAACCACAATAGCCGAGGAGCTTCAGACCAGGCTTGACTTTGACTCCACCTGGGGCACGGTGATAAACAAGTACGTGGTCCAGGCAGTCCTCCTGAAGAAGCTCCTGATCTACGGCAAGGGAAGGCAGACCAGAGGCTTCCTGTCGCTGTACGACAGTATCAACGCGATGACTCTGCTCCTCGAGAACCCGCCCAAGGAGGGCGAGTACAGGACTGTCAACCAGCTTGACATGATCTATGATACGCTGACCCTGGCCCAGATGGTCGCTGAGGTCGCCAGGGAGTACGGCATAGACGTTGACTATGAGAGGGTCGAGGACCCGAGAGTTGAAAAGGAAGAACACTTCTATGACGTAGAGCACAGGATACTCCCCTCGCTTGGGTTCCACAGGGAGAAGGACATGAAGGACGTCATAAGGGAGATCTTCGAGGATGTCATAAAGTACAGGTCCAGGGCTGAGTCCATGAAGGAGCTTATCTACCCGTATGCCAGGTGGAAGGACTCGTACATCTACGACAGGCAGGGCTTCAGCCTGCCCAGGGAAGTCGAGAGGCCTCTGACTGTAAACGAGATACTCAAGCTGGCGGGCTTTGGGTGA
- a CDS encoding potassium channel family protein, whose product MVRTRSRLLLEVLEVLSAPYSVLSRLMPQMAALAVIIAITAYVFMYFQHIDLVSAIYASVGLVTTIGLYTPSINAMPDSEKLFLTALVLASVATYTTIVMNIVSTITKRTVWTDARARWRASHVKDHVVVLGDVPEVAAELDRMGIEYIMVTSNESLAASLQNHRVIIGNPTSERELRAAGVESAAVVIIALESDSDSLTALIRVRRLNPKVRTVVMIHNEDLTDVFLDSGATQVVRLRRFIGRALAGMALSSNLGGVLLESTEGSSKALRQAGYGIGFFKVEKGSKCDGMALRELPKGVIPVLVERNGVFTPYFSMDFKLKEGDGLVVLGDPTKFTGIREICSAGGGPS is encoded by the coding sequence ATGGTAAGGACTCGCAGCAGGCTGCTGCTGGAGGTGCTTGAGGTCCTCTCAGCTCCTTATTCCGTGCTCTCAAGGCTTATGCCGCAGATGGCAGCCCTTGCCGTTATAATAGCTATAACCGCCTACGTCTTCATGTACTTCCAGCACATTGACCTGGTGTCTGCAATATACGCGTCCGTGGGCCTGGTGACCACCATAGGCCTCTACACCCCGTCGATAAACGCTATGCCGGACTCCGAAAAGCTGTTCCTGACGGCCCTAGTATTAGCATCGGTGGCCACCTACACAACCATAGTAATGAATATAGTCTCAACCATAACTAAGAGGACTGTGTGGACTGACGCCAGGGCCAGGTGGAGGGCTTCGCACGTGAAGGACCACGTGGTGGTGCTTGGCGACGTGCCTGAGGTGGCGGCAGAGCTGGACAGGATGGGGATTGAGTACATCATGGTTACGAGCAACGAGTCCCTGGCTGCTAGCCTTCAGAACCACAGGGTTATAATAGGGAACCCGACAAGCGAAAGGGAGCTGAGGGCGGCCGGGGTAGAGTCAGCGGCAGTTGTAATAATAGCCCTTGAGAGCGACTCCGACTCGCTCACGGCCCTCATCAGGGTGAGGAGGCTTAACCCGAAGGTCAGGACGGTGGTAATGATACACAACGAGGATCTAACCGACGTGTTCCTAGACTCAGGGGCGACGCAGGTAGTTAGGCTCAGGAGGTTCATAGGGAGGGCCTTGGCGGGCATGGCTCTGTCGAGCAACCTTGGAGGAGTGCTGCTGGAGTCTACAGAGGGCAGCAGCAAGGCGCTTCGCCAGGCGGGCTACGGCATCGGCTTCTTCAAGGTTGAGAAGGGCTCCAAGTGCGATGGCATGGCCTTAAGGGAGCTGCCGAAGGGGGTCATACCTGTCCTAGTGGAGCGTAACGGCGTCTTCACTCCATACTTCTCCATGGACTTTAAGCTCAAGGAGGGCGACGGCCTCGTGGTCCTTGGGGACCCAACCAAGTTTACCGGAATAAGGGAGATATGCTCGGCGGGTGGTGGACCTTCTTGA
- a CDS encoding TenA family protein, with product MARASEVLRQSAGDLWNQYVRSRFVEMLRDGTLPRDAFRYYLIQDSKYVEEMQRAVIRAASQAPLPEAVKVLLAVFANPERGAEVHSRLFSELNIGEVEVSSTGMNLTSYAYTRHLNYYASLGWPEFLAAWAPCMWGYSEVGSYVMHSSDPLYRTWGEFYASDDYNSRVRAVLEVLDQYSVTPEMQRAFVNSVRFEISFWESALRKDPTVY from the coding sequence TTGGCTAGGGCCTCTGAGGTCCTCAGGCAGTCGGCTGGGGACCTGTGGAACCAGTACGTGAGGAGTCGGTTTGTTGAGATGCTCCGTGACGGGACTTTGCCGAGGGACGCGTTCAGGTACTACCTGATACAGGACTCTAAGTACGTGGAAGAGATGCAGAGGGCCGTCATAAGGGCGGCCTCCCAGGCGCCCCTGCCAGAGGCGGTTAAGGTCCTCCTGGCGGTCTTTGCAAACCCTGAGCGCGGGGCCGAGGTGCACTCAAGGCTCTTCAGCGAGCTCAACATAGGCGAGGTCGAGGTGAGCTCCACAGGCATGAACCTGACCAGCTACGCCTACACGAGACACCTTAACTACTACGCGTCGCTAGGCTGGCCGGAGTTCCTGGCGGCGTGGGCCCCCTGCATGTGGGGCTACAGCGAGGTCGGCAGCTATGTTATGCACTCCAGCGATCCCCTTTACAGGACCTGGGGGGAGTTCTACGCCTCTGACGACTATAACTCGCGCGTGAGGGCCGTGCTTGAGGTGCTTGACCAGTATAGCGTGACGCCGGAGATGCAGAGGGCCTTTGTCAACAGCGTCAGGTTCGAGATATCCTTCTGGGAGTCGGCCCTCAGGAAGGATCCAACCGTTTACTGA
- a CDS encoding inositol monophosphatase family protein, whose amino-acid sequence MSKEVEDLRSLVVKIAEGAARMLREEWCTESTKKVKGETIRADLESERAIFEDLKAQGLSFRMVSEESGVMGSGDYTFIVDPLDGSLNYENCIPWCSVSIAVIPPGSRSLSDAVAGAVAPIGFGKTISFGRGEGCFEGSERVSPATSESEIVFVYVERPEEAYRISRLFNYMPKLKVRSLGSSALEIAMVGLGRGLAFIDLRDKLRNVDVAAALGIARECGAATLNSRGDELSGDIDKVSVVGDVIVVRKERAGDIIRAVSEPP is encoded by the coding sequence ATGAGCAAGGAGGTAGAGGACCTCAGGTCACTGGTGGTCAAGATAGCTGAGGGGGCCGCCAGGATGCTGAGGGAGGAGTGGTGCACGGAGTCAACAAAGAAGGTCAAGGGGGAAACCATAAGGGCTGACCTTGAGTCCGAGAGGGCCATATTCGAGGACCTCAAGGCTCAGGGCCTAAGCTTCAGGATGGTGAGCGAGGAAAGCGGAGTCATGGGCAGCGGGGACTACACCTTCATAGTGGACCCCCTGGACGGGAGCCTCAACTATGAGAACTGCATACCGTGGTGCTCGGTTTCCATAGCTGTTATACCGCCAGGCTCCAGGTCCCTGTCCGATGCAGTGGCCGGCGCGGTGGCCCCCATAGGGTTCGGCAAGACCATATCCTTTGGCAGGGGAGAGGGATGCTTTGAGGGCAGCGAGAGGGTTTCGCCGGCGACCTCTGAGAGCGAGATAGTTTTTGTCTACGTTGAGAGGCCTGAGGAGGCTTACAGGATATCCAGGCTTTTCAATTATATGCCTAAGCTCAAGGTCCGGAGCCTCGGCAGCTCAGCCCTAGAGATAGCCATGGTAGGCCTTGGCAGAGGGCTTGCCTTCATTGACCTCAGGGATAAGCTGAGGAACGTTGACGTGGCTGCGGCCCTTGGCATAGCCAGGGAGTGCGGCGCCGCCACGCTGAACTCCAGGGGCGATGAGCTGAGCGGGGACATAGATAAGGTGTCGGTGGTCGGCGACGTTATAGTTGTCAGGAAGGAGAGGGCAGGGGATATCATCAGGGCGGTCTCTGAGCCTCCCTGA
- a CDS encoding winged helix-turn-helix domain-containing protein, which yields MSRSPPRSRLKIYYDVLKSIADENGRARFSHVLSSANLPYDRFIMYLSELEEKGFIIEERGNDGNYLVLTEKGMNFYRELRRMDYFLRGFGLSL from the coding sequence TTGAGCAGGTCGCCGCCGAGGAGCAGGCTGAAAATCTACTACGACGTGCTGAAAAGCATAGCAGACGAAAACGGCAGGGCGAGGTTCTCGCACGTGCTCTCAAGCGCTAACCTTCCCTATGACAGGTTCATTATGTACCTCTCGGAGCTCGAGGAGAAGGGATTTATAATAGAGGAGAGAGGCAACGATGGTAACTACCTCGTGCTGACGGAGAAGGGCATGAACTTCTACCGCGAGCTCCGCAGAATGGACTACTTCCTCAGGGGCTTCGGGCTCTCACTTTAA
- a CDS encoding DUF1641 domain-containing protein: protein MSEDNIKAAQLLGAALGAFVSSLLTALPASLEEIARQGGQSEGPSSQIARWAVSTSQEISRVLDSKLPPQEVGKLVEELVVSFKGLASVAIELSKTLGDPQVAEVIRRTSEGFKKSLNLISPSYYDPMAMVRAMSDPDVAYALGVILAILKAFGVALRVSADKAVGGSKI, encoded by the coding sequence TTGAGCGAAGACAACATTAAGGCCGCCCAGCTGCTTGGCGCGGCCCTGGGCGCCTTCGTGTCCTCGCTGCTCACCGCCCTTCCAGCGTCGCTGGAGGAGATTGCAAGGCAGGGCGGCCAGAGCGAGGGACCGTCGAGCCAGATAGCGAGGTGGGCCGTTTCCACCTCTCAGGAGATATCAAGGGTGTTAGACTCAAAGCTGCCCCCTCAGGAGGTTGGCAAGTTGGTTGAGGAGCTGGTGGTGTCCTTCAAGGGGCTTGCCAGCGTTGCCATAGAGCTCTCAAAGACCCTGGGCGACCCGCAGGTGGCCGAGGTCATAAGGAGGACCTCGGAGGGCTTTAAGAAGAGCCTTAACCTCATATCGCCATCTTATTACGACCCCATGGCAATGGTAAGGGCCATGTCAGACCCTGACGTGGCCTACGCGCTGGGCGTCATACTTGCTATACTTAAGGCCTTTGGTGTGGCCCTCAGGGTATCCGCGGACAAGGCCGTGGGAGGCTCAAAAATCTAG
- a CDS encoding MFS transporter yields MRRESVGFVLSAASIRFATASLQATAVAFLAITGVKTPLISYMVILMWASIAIGSLAATLAKRAKASSLVGLPLMALGLITLAVSPKLAVLSIIVAGFGSGMAGSALAPSLHRLSPRERPMEGLGSYSLGLSLGLITATLVSSLMPPSKLWIVFIAAGAVAVASAAHVLLTPVPSHANVHIKLPGLSDVKRFFTTRRFTKAFYVNFLYSTIFPLVLSYWSLYAIKVLGMSTGQAFGLLTAMFIISAAIRLASIRLKNVRAAEITALAALTVSTALLSTNATMLVTAGIILFGVPHALIYPVSLYESFESSPDSEIKASYVIALSSGAGEVLAPLVASLMVTLGAIEHIYIISVPLAVVALSLALVL; encoded by the coding sequence TTGAGGAGGGAGTCAGTAGGCTTCGTGCTTTCCGCCGCCTCCATAAGGTTCGCCACTGCGTCCCTTCAGGCCACCGCCGTGGCCTTTCTCGCGATCACAGGCGTTAAGACCCCGCTCATCTCCTACATGGTAATCTTGATGTGGGCATCAATAGCCATTGGCTCGCTCGCGGCGACCCTGGCTAAAAGGGCCAAGGCAAGTAGCCTTGTAGGGCTTCCGCTCATGGCGCTGGGGCTCATAACCTTAGCCGTGAGCCCAAAGCTCGCTGTCCTAAGCATTATAGTTGCTGGCTTTGGGTCTGGGATGGCAGGCTCCGCGCTGGCACCGTCATTGCACAGGCTTTCGCCAAGGGAAAGACCCATGGAGGGGCTGGGCAGCTACTCCCTGGGACTCTCCCTTGGACTCATCACCGCCACGCTGGTCTCCTCGCTGATGCCGCCCTCAAAGCTCTGGATAGTCTTCATCGCTGCTGGGGCGGTGGCCGTCGCCTCAGCGGCCCACGTGCTCTTAACGCCTGTGCCGTCCCACGCCAACGTACACATAAAGTTGCCTGGGCTTAGCGACGTCAAGAGGTTCTTCACCACGCGGAGGTTCACTAAGGCCTTTTACGTGAACTTCCTGTACTCTACAATATTTCCGCTGGTCTTATCCTACTGGTCCCTCTACGCAATTAAAGTGCTGGGCATGAGCACTGGACAGGCCTTTGGGCTCCTGACGGCCATGTTTATAATATCGGCAGCCATAAGGCTTGCCTCAATTAGACTCAAGAACGTGAGGGCCGCGGAGATCACAGCGTTGGCGGCCCTCACAGTATCAACTGCCCTGCTGTCAACTAACGCCACAATGCTTGTAACCGCCGGCATTATACTCTTCGGCGTGCCTCACGCGCTCATTTACCCTGTCTCACTCTATGAGTCGTTCGAGTCGTCCCCCGACAGCGAGATCAAGGCTAGCTACGTGATAGCTCTCTCCTCAGGTGCTGGAGAGGTGCTCGCCCCGCTTGTGGCCTCGCTTATGGTTACGCTGGGCGCTATAGAGCACATATACATAATTTCTGTGCCCCTCGCAGTCGTCGCGTTGTCGCTGGCCCTGGTCCTCTGA
- a CDS encoding MGMT family protein — MNSLDERVYEVVKAIPRGKVTTYKAIAELLGVSPRAVARALKRNPRPIEVPCHRVIMSDRSLGGYAFGGPEVKRLLLLSEGVRFDEKGKVLEDFIVRDLRSIDKNLWVTSRNT; from the coding sequence GTGAACAGCCTGGATGAAAGGGTCTACGAGGTCGTCAAGGCAATACCAAGAGGTAAGGTGACCACTTACAAAGCCATAGCTGAGCTGCTGGGCGTTTCCCCCAGGGCGGTGGCCAGAGCGCTAAAGAGAAACCCAAGGCCCATTGAGGTGCCATGCCACAGGGTGATAATGTCCGACAGGAGCCTCGGCGGCTACGCCTTTGGAGGTCCTGAAGTAAAGAGGCTGCTCCTGCTATCCGAGGGCGTCAGGTTTGATGAGAAGGGCAAAGTGCTCGAGGACTTCATAGTCAGGGACCTGAGGTCTATAGATAAAAATTTATGGGTGACTAGCCGTAATACGTAA
- a CDS encoding ferredoxin — protein MTIKVRIDPRDNCIADMVCVSLCGDVFEMSDVDGKSQIIAKWRADPNDINHGEVPDEFQDCVDAAAKSCPTQIIHYEGPNGSY, from the coding sequence ATGACCATAAAGGTCAGGATAGACCCCAGGGACAACTGCATAGCTGACATGGTCTGCGTGAGCCTGTGCGGAGACGTCTTTGAGATGAGTGACGTGGACGGCAAGAGCCAGATAATAGCCAAGTGGAGGGCCGACCCCAACGACATAAACCACGGCGAGGTGCCGGACGAATTCCAGGACTGCGTTGACGCGGCAGCCAAGAGCTGTCCGACGCAGATAATTCACTACGAGGGGCCTAACGGCTCTTACTGA
- a CDS encoding glycosyltransferase family 4 protein → MDELKVLLLSEYDRRIGKLRRGPLLRLLNPPPHVRYFALQRSKMYEAPANYSELSPLELLRSLVRQASRVLRTPLGEGFDLVHSFFIDLTRTSVPWIHESDESPGQYLDEYVNVPDVAKNIITGALVDRLVDDNCRAVITWSKWAHEGFVRDGVPSSKVHVIPPPVSVKSRRPHDAVNILIIARDPIRKGLDVSLKAFVRVHRHFNNVRLIVVGPNASRLAKVGLKGVRAFDKVDDDTLHDVIMPTTDVVLAPSRAEAYNLTVLEAMAYGAVPIVTNVGALPELVGEAGLIIERDDYDMLADSLEKLVSDQGLRESLSLRAQEVVRRDHDPEVIGESLLKVYRQALEG, encoded by the coding sequence TTGGACGAGCTTAAGGTGCTGCTGCTCTCCGAGTATGACAGGAGAATTGGGAAGTTAAGGAGAGGGCCGCTGCTGAGGCTCCTCAACCCGCCCCCGCACGTGAGGTACTTTGCCCTGCAGCGCTCAAAGATGTATGAGGCCCCAGCCAACTACAGCGAGCTCTCGCCCCTGGAGCTGCTCAGGTCGCTCGTCAGACAGGCCTCAAGGGTCCTCAGGACGCCGCTCGGGGAGGGCTTTGACCTGGTCCACAGCTTCTTCATAGACCTAACTCGCACTTCGGTGCCGTGGATTCACGAGAGTGACGAGAGCCCTGGACAGTACCTTGATGAGTACGTTAACGTGCCAGATGTCGCCAAGAACATCATTACAGGGGCCCTCGTGGACAGGCTTGTTGACGACAACTGTAGGGCCGTGATAACCTGGTCCAAGTGGGCCCACGAGGGCTTCGTGAGGGACGGAGTGCCAAGCTCGAAAGTTCACGTCATCCCTCCCCCAGTTTCCGTCAAGAGCAGAAGGCCCCACGATGCCGTTAACATACTGATAATAGCCAGGGATCCCATTAGAAAGGGGCTCGACGTGTCGCTTAAGGCGTTTGTAAGGGTTCACAGGCACTTTAACAACGTGAGGCTAATAGTTGTCGGCCCCAATGCGTCAAGGCTCGCTAAGGTAGGGCTTAAAGGGGTCAGGGCCTTTGATAAGGTCGACGATGACACCTTACATGATGTCATTATGCCCACGACCGACGTCGTGCTTGCCCCAAGCAGGGCTGAGGCATATAACTTGACTGTGCTTGAGGCTATGGCCTATGGGGCCGTCCCAATAGTGACCAACGTAGGCGCCCTTCCTGAGCTCGTCGGGGAGGCAGGTCTTATAATAGAAAGGGACGACTACGATATGCTTGCTGACTCCCTGGAGAAGCTCGTTAGCGACCAGGGCCTCAGGGAGAGCCTCTCTTTAAGGGCACAGGAAGTCGTCAGGAGGGACCACGACCCTGAAGTTATAGGGGAAAGCCTCCTTAAGGTGTATAGGCAGGCTTTAGAAGGCTGA
- a CDS encoding superoxide dismutase, with the protein MVSLKRYELPPLPYNYDALEPIISAETLRYHHDKHHLGYVNGANAALDKLEKYLNGQLTDIDVRAVSRDFEFNYGGHILHTLYWLNMAPKGKGGGTPGGAIGDAINKFFGSFDKFKKLFGDAAKNVEGVGWAILAYDPVTGDLRILQVEKHNNVVTTNLIPLLAVDVFEHAYYIDYRNDRAKYVDSWWDLINWDDVEARYQKALNTPKLIL; encoded by the coding sequence GTGGTCTCCCTCAAGAGGTACGAGCTCCCGCCTCTTCCGTATAATTATGATGCTCTCGAGCCAATAATAAGCGCTGAAACGCTAAGGTATCACCACGACAAGCACCACCTGGGCTACGTCAACGGCGCCAACGCTGCTCTTGACAAGCTTGAGAAGTACCTCAACGGCCAGCTGACTGACATAGACGTGAGGGCCGTGAGCAGGGACTTCGAGTTCAACTACGGAGGACACATACTTCACACGCTCTACTGGCTTAACATGGCTCCCAAGGGCAAGGGTGGAGGAACCCCTGGAGGCGCCATTGGGGACGCAATAAACAAGTTCTTCGGCTCCTTTGACAAGTTTAAGAAGCTCTTCGGCGACGCGGCCAAGAACGTTGAGGGCGTGGGATGGGCCATACTTGCATATGACCCGGTCACAGGCGACCTGAGGATACTGCAGGTTGAGAAGCACAACAACGTCGTCACCACAAACCTGATACCACTGCTGGCGGTTGACGTGTTCGAGCACGCCTACTACATAGACTACAGGAACGACAGGGCCAAGTACGTTGACAGCTGGTGGGACCTGATAAACTGGGACGACGTCGAGGCCAGGTACCAGAAGGCCTTGAACACGCCAAAACTGATACTTTGA
- a CDS encoding MFS transporter, giving the protein MKAAKGSGDSFAVIAAIVILVTFGARASNNMIATTLPLLVKRLFNFNGLAVGLIATAFMGSTFVSSTFINARLPAVSRRRFFVAAAIAYAALFPLYAFSSPLTVWVLAVAAGMALGPIMPNIMTSAGSVRDLKARERLLTIYTLALSTSLLVGPAIDSVIVKYVGLKASFIFFEPIAALVAVMAPLVRFPEEGHPSKGSTRPSVTSILANNGFIAASLNNLTYSVPFAFITSFAGLYAEYRFHVSDSIALLLYSLFYTTSFLGRLVLAIRPPYNVVRLMILSSSLTLLGLIAAWASPTLLVYMAALLLLGIPHGLTYTLSVISISRTFEPRSLNAANSYFFSIMMIIGSGLPAALGAIVTAAGYQTTILSIVPIVAVIFGATMFFARRASAVLVRPPMIAEGP; this is encoded by the coding sequence ATGAAGGCAGCCAAAGGCAGTGGAGACTCGTTCGCGGTGATAGCGGCCATAGTGATACTGGTGACGTTCGGCGCCAGGGCCTCAAATAATATGATAGCCACCACGCTGCCCCTCCTTGTCAAGAGGCTTTTCAACTTTAACGGCCTCGCCGTAGGGCTTATAGCTACGGCCTTCATGGGGTCCACCTTCGTCTCGAGCACCTTCATAAACGCCAGGCTTCCTGCGGTGTCCAGAAGAAGGTTCTTCGTGGCAGCGGCTATAGCCTACGCAGCGCTCTTCCCGCTCTACGCCTTCTCAAGTCCTCTGACCGTCTGGGTGCTCGCCGTGGCTGCCGGCATGGCGCTGGGCCCTATAATGCCTAACATAATGACCTCCGCTGGAAGCGTTAGGGACCTCAAGGCAAGGGAGAGGCTTCTGACCATATACACGCTCGCCCTCAGCACGTCCCTACTCGTGGGCCCTGCCATAGACTCCGTTATAGTTAAATATGTTGGGCTTAAGGCCTCCTTCATCTTCTTTGAGCCTATAGCCGCCCTCGTCGCCGTCATGGCCCCCCTGGTCAGGTTCCCTGAGGAGGGGCACCCCTCCAAGGGTTCAACCAGGCCCAGCGTGACCTCGATACTTGCCAACAACGGGTTCATAGCGGCCTCCCTCAATAATTTAACATACTCAGTGCCCTTCGCCTTCATAACAAGCTTTGCTGGCCTCTACGCCGAGTACAGGTTTCACGTGAGCGACTCCATAGCGCTCCTGTTATACTCATTATTCTACACAACGTCATTCTTGGGGAGGCTCGTGCTGGCCATAAGGCCCCCATATAACGTGGTGAGGCTAATGATACTCTCGTCAAGCCTCACGCTCCTGGGCCTCATAGCAGCCTGGGCCTCGCCCACACTGCTGGTGTACATGGCTGCACTGCTGCTACTTGGAATTCCACACGGGCTCACCTACACGCTCAGCGTGATCTCTATATCAAGGACTTTCGAGCCAAGGAGCCTTAACGCCGCCAACAGCTACTTCTTCTCAATAATGATGATAATAGGCTCCGGGCTGCCGGCCGCGCTTGGAGCCATAGTGACGGCCGCCGGGTATCAGACCACTATACTGAGCATAGTGCCCATAGTCGCCGTTATCTTCGGCGCCACGATGTTCTTTGCCCGGAGGGCCTCAGCCGTGCTTGTCAGGCCCCCCATGATTGCTGAAGGCCCCTAA
- a CDS encoding ribokinase-like domain-containing protein, whose product MRAIIVASPTLDRVRLPNGVVRLQAGGPALYAGFALRSLGYEVCALGTYGRLVSPTLKLESSLGIRRICCEGRGEGYVFAHYYDPGSPARRSTIESVSGPLTADDLYSALKECDPDLVIISPVYSEVPPELLGSSALRGRRVSVDVQGFSRSLGDGWWERLSPEHVSLVHLSNDDAGESVAESLARKFPNVLYTVGPGGALIYVGGKVTAVPSPQGNELLEDRTGAGDVMLALVSHRFLMQGLPLDEAYLRSQEDFLEIMRRLSKAKVLGQS is encoded by the coding sequence TTGAGGGCGATTATAGTAGCCTCCCCAACGCTCGACAGGGTGAGGCTTCCTAACGGCGTGGTCAGACTTCAGGCCGGCGGGCCAGCCCTTTACGCCGGCTTCGCCCTTAGGAGCCTTGGATATGAGGTGTGCGCGCTGGGAACGTACGGCCGCCTGGTCAGCCCCACCCTGAAGCTGGAGTCGTCCCTTGGCATAAGGAGGATCTGCTGCGAGGGCCGCGGCGAGGGTTACGTTTTCGCCCACTACTATGACCCTGGGTCGCCGGCCAGGAGGTCAACAATAGAGAGCGTCTCTGGTCCGCTCACGGCTGACGACCTTTACTCCGCCCTTAAGGAGTGCGACCCTGACCTTGTAATCATATCCCCCGTGTACTCCGAGGTGCCCCCGGAGCTACTAGGCTCCAGCGCGCTCAGGGGCAGGAGGGTAAGCGTTGACGTGCAGGGCTTCTCAAGGAGCTTGGGCGACGGGTGGTGGGAGAGGCTGAGCCCTGAGCACGTTTCCCTGGTTCACCTCTCCAATGACGACGCTGGCGAGTCCGTCGCCGAGTCCCTTGCGAGGAAGTTCCCCAACGTGCTCTATACCGTGGGGCCTGGCGGGGCGCTGATCTACGTTGGTGGCAAGGTCACCGCCGTGCCGTCGCCTCAGGGCAACGAGCTGCTCGAGGACAGGACCGGGGCGGGGGACGTCATGCTTGCGCTGGTCTCTCACAGGTTCCTTATGCAGGGCCTGCCCCTCGACGAGGCCTACCTTAGGTCTCAGGAGGACTTCCTTGAAATAATGAGGAGGCTCTCAAAGGCTAAGGTGCTCGGCCAGTCCTAA